The following are from one region of the Candidatus Woesearchaeota archaeon genome:
- a CDS encoding cation-translocating P-type ATPase: protein MFPMKSYYAIPTQEVIASLKSSENGLTKKETEERLQEVGYNELPREKKFIALKMFINQFKDPLILLLLFAGLLSLFLQEIVESIAIFTIVMINVILGFIQEYRTEKALEALKKISAPTARVLRNGKEQKIPTRELVPGDILLLEAGDIVAADSRLIEISSLQIDEASLTGESVPSKKITEPFKEGTSVADQENMAFMGTIVTYGKGKSIVTNTGMQTEFGKIAASLETTKEIETPLQIKFTRLTKQIGIICVALVIIVMISGIFREIPIAELVLLSLALTVSTIPNSLPLVVTVGLTMGTKELAKKNMLIKKLPAAEGLGSATIICSDKTGTITKNQMTVTNLWYDHKRITVTGSGYDPTGDFLVDGKKINPATLELLCRIGSICNNAKLIEHEEHKGRFEIHGDPTEGSLIVLARKANVKDNQLKKNFAVIEELPFDSERKRMSVIVTNKQSKKREAYVKGAPDLLLRVCDKVIENNKIKKFTEKEKEQILQINNSFAKNALRVLGLAYKEMPEPKKNSEKYELQAVEKDLIFVGLVGMIDPPRDEVKPAIERCKEAGIKVMIITGDHALTTKAIAQQIGLFSEGDIILTGEDLETISESELAKKIDNVTIIARALPLQKMRIVDALQKNGHIVAMTGDGVNDAPALKKADIGISMGITGTDVAKEVSKATLVDDNFATIVNAIEEGRNIYDKLIKSTKFFLSCNLGEITSVFIAILLGFPLPILPLQLLLMNMLTDNFPALGLGFESSEKGIMKRPPRDPKESPLTKNIMLMIIIFGFIMGIGTLLLFVTYKDANLSKAQTVAFTTLVMFQMFAVMSSRTLYPSLKHLNPFSNRWLLSAVCLAVLLQVSVIYWEPLQAIFDTVALSPLDWLKILSVSFSGFVLMEISKVLMKISLAKQYNRNNT from the coding sequence ATGTTTCCGATGAAAAGTTATTATGCCATACCTACACAGGAAGTAATTGCGTCACTAAAAAGCTCTGAGAATGGTTTAACGAAAAAAGAGACTGAAGAACGATTGCAAGAGGTTGGCTATAATGAACTGCCGAGAGAAAAGAAGTTTATTGCTCTCAAGATGTTCATAAATCAGTTTAAAGATCCCCTTATTTTACTCTTATTGTTTGCCGGTCTTTTGTCGTTATTCCTCCAGGAGATCGTTGAATCAATAGCAATATTCACCATAGTTATGATTAATGTTATTCTTGGATTTATCCAAGAATATAGGACAGAAAAAGCCCTTGAAGCATTAAAGAAGATTTCTGCACCAACAGCTCGAGTCTTACGCAATGGAAAAGAACAAAAGATTCCCACACGAGAGCTTGTTCCCGGAGATATTCTTCTCCTTGAGGCAGGAGATATTGTTGCAGCGGATTCTCGGCTCATTGAAATATCAAGCCTCCAGATCGATGAAGCATCACTTACCGGAGAGTCAGTTCCTTCAAAAAAGATAACCGAGCCATTCAAAGAAGGCACTTCAGTTGCTGACCAAGAGAATATGGCCTTCATGGGAACTATTGTTACCTATGGAAAAGGAAAGAGTATTGTTACGAACACAGGTATGCAAACAGAATTTGGTAAAATTGCTGCTAGTTTAGAAACAACAAAAGAGATTGAAACTCCCTTACAGATTAAATTTACCCGCTTAACCAAACAAATAGGAATCATCTGTGTTGCTCTGGTAATAATAGTTATGATAAGCGGGATATTCAGAGAAATACCCATTGCTGAACTGGTCTTACTCTCTCTCGCATTAACGGTTTCTACCATTCCTAATTCCCTACCACTCGTGGTAACGGTTGGGCTAACCATGGGAACAAAAGAACTTGCTAAAAAAAATATGCTTATCAAAAAACTTCCTGCTGCCGAAGGACTCGGATCTGCAACAATTATTTGTTCAGATAAAACAGGAACAATTACCAAAAATCAAATGACCGTAACAAATCTCTGGTACGATCATAAAAGGATCACAGTAACGGGTTCAGGTTATGATCCAACCGGAGATTTTCTCGTTGATGGAAAAAAAATAAATCCTGCAACACTTGAACTTCTATGTAGAATCGGTTCTATTTGTAATAATGCAAAACTGATTGAACATGAGGAACATAAGGGAAGATTCGAGATTCATGGAGATCCTACCGAAGGCTCGTTAATCGTTCTTGCCAGGAAAGCCAATGTTAAGGATAATCAATTGAAAAAGAACTTTGCTGTTATTGAAGAATTGCCCTTTGATTCAGAAAGGAAAAGGATGTCAGTGATTGTCACCAACAAACAATCAAAAAAAAGAGAAGCATATGTCAAAGGCGCTCCAGATCTTCTGCTCAGGGTTTGTGATAAGGTAATTGAAAATAACAAGATAAAAAAGTTTACTGAAAAAGAAAAGGAGCAGATCCTTCAAATAAATAATTCTTTTGCAAAAAATGCCCTGAGAGTGCTTGGACTTGCTTACAAAGAGATGCCGGAACCTAAAAAAAATTCTGAAAAGTATGAACTACAGGCCGTTGAAAAAGATCTGATCTTTGTGGGGCTTGTAGGTATGATTGATCCTCCACGTGATGAAGTTAAGCCTGCTATTGAAAGATGCAAGGAAGCTGGAATAAAGGTAATGATTATAACCGGAGATCATGCCTTGACAACAAAAGCAATTGCTCAGCAAATTGGGTTATTTAGCGAAGGAGATATCATATTGACGGGTGAAGATCTTGAAACAATAAGTGAGAGTGAACTTGCAAAAAAAATAGATAACGTAACGATTATTGCGAGAGCATTGCCTCTACAAAAAATGAGGATTGTGGATGCGCTTCAAAAAAACGGTCATATCGTTGCCATGACCGGTGACGGAGTAAATGATGCGCCTGCATTAAAAAAAGCGGATATAGGAATCTCTATGGGGATAACTGGAACCGATGTTGCCAAAGAAGTTTCGAAAGCCACCCTTGTCGATGATAACTTTGCTACTATCGTTAATGCCATTGAGGAAGGAAGAAATATTTATGATAAACTCATTAAATCAACAAAGTTTTTTTTATCCTGCAACCTTGGTGAAATAACCTCGGTTTTCATAGCCATTCTTCTCGGATTTCCCCTTCCCATACTCCCTCTCCAGTTGTTGTTGATGAACATGCTTACTGATAATTTTCCTGCATTAGGTTTGGGGTTTGAATCGAGCGAAAAGGGAATTATGAAAAGGCCTCCCAGAGATCCAAAAGAGAGTCCACTCACTAAAAATATAATGCTCATGATAATCATTTTTGGTTTCATCATGGGCATAGGTACCCTCTTGCTCTTTGTCACTTATAAGGATGCCAATCTGAGTAAGGCGCAAACCGTTGCCTTTACAACCCTGGTGATGTTTCAAATGTTCGCAGTGATGAGCAGTAGAACACTGTACCCTTCGCTGAAGCATCTTAATCCTTTTTCAAATAGGTGGTTACTGAGCGCGGTTTGCTTAGCAGTGCTATTGCAAGTTAGCGTCATCTATTGGGAACCATTGCAAGCAATATTTGATACCGTTGCCCTATCCCCTCTTGATTGGCTCAAAATCCTCAGTGTGTCTTTTTCTGGTTTTGTCTTGATGGAAATAAGTAAGGTACTTATGAAGATTTCGCTGGCAAAACAATACAACAGGAACAATACATAG
- a CDS encoding TrmB family transcriptional regulator: MDTGILQDVGLTTNEAKVYCALLKLGSASVNEITRKSGVHRVNVYDVLERLLLKGLIGSIIVANKRHYEAANPSELLKLLEAKEQRLRTSLPSLHELYNSRREKEEVHCFKGPNGVMTAYFMMLDQGKTIYAIGASGLNRKYLKHRHIQWDKERITRGIHVKALYYESARKEKKEAQEQLWQNRFLPDTFKSPAMVDVSGDIVVILLATETILAIVIENKHIADTYRTYFDFMWQFAKD, from the coding sequence ATGGATACAGGCATTCTACAGGATGTTGGGCTTACCACCAATGAAGCAAAGGTTTACTGTGCATTACTGAAACTAGGCTCTGCATCAGTTAATGAAATTACCCGTAAATCTGGTGTTCATCGCGTAAATGTCTATGATGTCCTTGAGCGATTACTGTTGAAGGGACTTATCGGCTCTATTATTGTTGCAAATAAGCGACACTATGAAGCAGCAAACCCTTCAGAGTTGCTCAAGCTCCTTGAGGCAAAAGAGCAGCGGTTGCGTACATCCTTGCCATCACTACATGAATTGTACAACTCACGAAGAGAAAAAGAAGAAGTCCATTGTTTTAAAGGTCCTAATGGTGTTATGACAGCCTATTTCATGATGCTTGATCAAGGCAAGACTATCTATGCCATTGGAGCATCTGGGCTTAACCGGAAGTATCTCAAGCACCGCCATATCCAGTGGGATAAAGAGCGGATCACGCGAGGGATCCATGTTAAGGCTCTTTATTATGAATCAGCGCGCAAGGAGAAAAAAGAAGCTCAAGAGCAGCTCTGGCAAAACCGCTTCTTGCCAGATACGTTTAAAAGTCCTGCTATGGTTGATGTTTCTGGTGATATTGTGGTTATCCTTCTTGCCACTGAAACCATTTTAGCAATTGTCATAGAGAACAAGCACATTGCAGACACCTATCGCACGTACTTTGACTTTATGTGGCAATTTGCTAAGGATTAA